Within the Sulfuricurvum sp. genome, the region GTTCCGACAGGAGCTTTCAGGGTGATGTCGAACTGGCTTTTATCCTCTTTCGGCATAAATACCATCCCAAGTGTTCCCGAAAGGACGATCGAGACGATAAAAATACCGAGTGCACCAAAGAGAGTGGTCTTTTTGTATTTAAGTACGGTGAGGATGAGTGAACGGTATGTGTTCTCCATCGCGACGAAGAAGTGCTCGGTTTTATGGTAAAAACGGCTATGTTCGCCTTTTGCGATCTGCGAAGCGATCATCGGGATAAGGGTTACCGCAATGACAAACGATACGACGATGGCGGCGATGATCGTCACCCCGAAGCTGGTAAAGAAGCGTCCGACAATCCCGCTCATTTTAGCGATAGGGACGAAAACCGCTAAGAGCATGGAAGAGATGGCGACGATGGAGAAGATGATTTCGCTTACCCCTTCGATGGCGGCATTGATACGGTCACGACCTGCTTCGAGTCGTTTGAAGATGTTTTCGATAACGACGATCGCATCGTCGATGATGATCCCGATTGCGAGGGTGAGGGCGGTTAGGGTGAGGAGGTTAAACGTCTGGCCGCTCCATCCCATGATCGCAAATACCCCGAAAATAGAGACAGGCAGAGATACGGCGGCGATAAGGGTTAGGGTGAAATTGCGTAAAAATAAAAAGATGACGAGTGAGGCGAGGATCGAACCCAAGATAAGGTCAAATTGGACTCCGCTGAGGGTATCACGAATATATCCCGTCGTATCTTGCAACGGCGTGAGGGACATACTCGGTTCCAACGCCGCCAATGCAGGAAGCTGCGCCCGAACGGCATCGGCGATGGCGATGTCATTGGCTCCCGTCATCTTTTTGACCATAAGCAGAACTCCTGCTTTGCCGTCCAGGGACGCAAAACTGCGCTCTTCGGCCAACGTGTCACTCACTTTTGCGACATCGCCTAAACTGAGCCCCTCTCGTATCCGAAGGGCGGAGAGAGCTTCTACGGTTTTACTGTCGTTATCTATGAGTATTTGGGTCTCGTGTGCCGGGTCAACCGTTTTTCCTCCGTCGAGGCGGATGTTTTGAGCACGGATAATTCCGGTCAGATCACTCATGGTTAGGGAATATTTGGCGAGGAGGGCGGGATCCGGAGTGATGAGGATCTGTTTTTTACGCAATCCGGCGAGGGTGACACCGCCGACCCCTTCAATCCGCTGAAGGCGCGGTTTGAGAATCTCATCGGCATGTTTCATCACTTTTTGAGTATCGTTACCCGCTAAAAAGAGGGTAATGACAGGGGAAGCGGTGATCGAGTATTTGTCGACGGAGGGCTTGTCCACTTCATTGGGGAGTTGGATACTGGAAACTTTGTCGCGGACGTCGTTGACCGCTTCGTTGAGGTCTTTTGAGAGTTTAAACTGGGCAACGACGACACTGATCCCTTTGGAACTGTCCGAGCTTAGGGTATCGAGTCCTGAGATTCCGCTCACGGCTTCTTCGATCTTGTCGCTTACCTTACTCTCGACGATGTCGGCATTGGCTCCCTTATAGGTGGTAGTGACGATAACGATCGGAAAATCGACGTTGGGATAAAGTGCGGATGGCATACCGCCGCGTTCGACCAGCCCGAAAAAGATCAGGGCAAGTGCGAACATAAGGGTCGTAATAGGACGGAGAATGGCAAATTTATGCATAATAAGTCCTATTTAGCCATGATCATGCCGTCGCCGAACGTGCCGGGGCGGAGACCTGAACCATCGGCTTCAGCCGTCATCTGACGGTTTTTGGTGTTGATGGAAGGGTAGATTTTGATGATTTTTGAACATTTGCCTGTCGATTTTCCGTCGATAGAACTGCAGAAGCGATCCCCAATCTTCACTTGTGAGCCGAATTTGGAATCGTATTGGATGAGGAGTTTGGTTTGATCACTGATGAGTTTAAACAGCGGTGATCCTCCCATAGAAGAGACCATATCACCCAGCTCGATATTTTTTTCCGAGATACTCCCTGAAAACGGTGCCACGAGCCGCATTTTAGAGAGTTTTTGTTCGGCATAGGCGACCGATAGTCGGGTGCGCTCTTTTTGTGCCAATTTTGTTCCCAGTTCGGATTTGAGTTTATCGAGGGTGTTTTTATCGAATACTTGAGCACTTTTTTCATAACGGGCATATTGATCGCTCAAAAATTTACACTCTTTGGTGAGGGCATCCAAATCAGCTTTTGCCATTTGCAGCGAGAGCTGCTCTTCGGTGCTGTCGAGTTCGAGCAGTAGCGAGCCCTTTTTGACATGGTCACCTGTTTGGACGGAGAGATTTTTAACGATCCCCGAGGCGTTCATCCCCAGAGCTGCTTCACGGTAGGCTTGGGACTCAAATGTGGCATAAACATCGCCCCATAGGGAGAGTGCGGTTAGGGTTGATATCAGTAAAATTTTCATTTTTTCTCCTCGAGTAATGTTAAAAGATCGATTCCGTAGGCATACGCGGCACTGGCTTTTGCCACTTGGAGTGTATTAAGCGCATTGCGGGTTTTTGTACGCGACTGGGTGAGGTTGGTAAGTTCGCTGAGGTAGGTCGTTGAATTGACCAATCCCGCTTCAAAACGTTGTTTGATAAAACCGAACGCTTCGTTCCGTGCCTCTTCTTCGGCTTTGGCCGCTTCATAAGCGTTTTGGGAGGTTTGGATCGACATGAGGGCTATTTCGGCATCGTTGTTTAGACTTTGGGTTTTGTAATCCAGAAGATTTTTGGCTTTTAGGGTATCGATTCGGGCTTGTTCCCGCTCTTTTGCGATGCGTCCCATATCAAACAGCGTCATGGTAAGGGAGGCAGTGATTTCGTTTTGGTTCAGCGGTTGGAGATTGGTTCCGCCCATCGTATCGTAACCGCTGTATTCCATGTATTTGTGTTTTGCTTCGAGTGTGATGGAAGGAAGATAGGTATAACGATCTTCGGTATTGCGTAAAATCTCGATATTGGCTTGATCGCTTTGCAGGTCATGGCGTTCTACCGTAGTAAATTTCGGGAGGGCAAGCTCTCTATATGTAAGAGGTTCATGGATCGATGTCGCACTGAGGAGTTCGAGATGTTTTCGATGTTTTTCAAGGAGCATTTTGAGATTTTGTTCATCATAATCGGCTTCCAGTTTTGAAGCAATCAGCGATTTGAGGATATCGGTCGTGGCTAGATCGTTTTTAACGAGAATCTCATACCGTTGCACTTCGGAGAGAAGTTCCTTTTTTTTCTCTATATTGACATCAAGACGGTTTTGGGTATCCAGATAGTCGTAATAAGCAGCGATGGTTTCCATCAGGACATTTTGCTCTTCTTGTGCTAGAGAATGGGTTGCGGAAGCCATGGATGCATGAAGTGCATCGAGAAGCGCTTCACGCCGAAATCCGTCAAAAACGCTGATTTGTGCCCCTATTTCGGCACCTTGGATTTTGTTGGGTTCAAAGGCGGGAGTTCTATCTTTTTTCTTATAGAGTGCTGTTGCCGTGACGGTTGGGAAATAGGCGGTTTTAGCCTCATCGAGCTGCTCCCCAGATTTTTTGATTTCCAGACGTGCGGATGCAACGCGTAAATTTGTTTTGGCACTCGGGAGCAAAGATGCGAGGTCAGAAGCTATCAATGGCAATAGGGTGAAGGAAAGGAGAACAAAGTGCCTCATGATTATCCTTGGTAAAATATATGTTGACAATGTTAACATTAAATGTGGACAATGTCAACATAATATGTGCACTATTTGTAGTATGCATGTTACAATGTCGTTATGAAAGATAAAAAAAACTCCCCCTACCATCATGGAAATCTCAAAGAAGAGCTGTTGCAGACGGCTTTGGAGATGATTGACAAGGAGGGGCTTGATACGATTACACTCCGAGAATTGACTCAGCGATTGGGTACTTCTCGAACGGCAGTGTATCGTCATTTTGCAAGTAAAGAGGCGTTAATACTCGGGGTCATCGAAAAAGGGTATGAACATCTTAATTTACTCTTCACCCCCATATTTGAAGACCGTACGTATAGCGTTGCAGAGCGATTTGAAAGAATGGGGCGAGCGTATCTCAATTTTGCAATAGAGCATCCGAATCTGTATCGTCTTCTTTTTGGGGAGATGTACCGTAAAGAACGTGAAGAGATATGCGATTATAAAGATGAAACTCAAGCAACAGGGTTATACGCTCTCATTGGGCTCCTTAGCGAAGCTCAGGAAGAGGGGATCATAGCACAGGTAAATCCTTTGATACAAGCGGCTATGGTATGGGCGTCGATCCACGGTCTCGCATCGCTGTTGATCGATGGACATTTGATGATGAGTGATAATATGGAAGCCATTTATGAGTACAGCATAGGAGTACTTCTCAAAGGGCTTCAATAATCATGGCTGTTATTGAACAAATTGCCTCTGCAGTTATGAAACGGGCGGTAAAAAAGTACCTCCGTTTAGTCCCTTCTACTGTTTCTTTGCCTCCCGCATCGGATGAAATTCCAAGACTTCTTTATATCCATATCCCTTTTTGTCTCACTTTGTGCCCGTATTGCTCTTTTCATAAGTTCCGATTTGACGAACCGAGTGCAAAGCGTTATTTTGAACTGCTGCATGATGAGATGCGGATGGTTCATGCTTTGGGATACCGGTTTGATTCGATCTATTTCGGAGGGGGGACGACGACAATCCTCCCTCACGAACTGGGAAATACAATCGATTTGGCCAAATCGCTTTTTTCAATTCGTGAAGTTTCATGTGAGAGTGATCCCTCCCATCTGAATGATTTGGAAGATGCCGATCTGTACGGAAAAATCGACCGTCTATCGATAGGGATACAAAGTTTTAACGATCGCCACCTCCAAAAGATCGGACGGTATAAAAAATTCGGTTCCGGTGATGAACAGTATGCAAAGGTATCGGCAGTATTGGGAGATTTTCCGATTGTCAATATCGATATGATCTACAATTACCCCGACCAGAGTGAAGAAGAACTGCATCGTGGGATCGATACGATTTTACGACTTCGACCGCCGCAAGTGACCTTTTATCCGCTGATGTATGCACCGGGGATACGCGAAAATCTCAGTAAACGGTGGGGTGCACTGAGCAACACCAAAGATGCAGATTTCTACCGTATCATAACAGAGCGGATGAGCGAGGTGTATACCCAACGCTCCAGCTGGGCATGGTCGCTTTCATCTGAGGGGATTATCGATGAGTATGTGATTGAACGGAGCGAATACGTCGGCATAGGAAGCGGAGCGTTCAGTTTTATCGGTGATACCCTCTATGCCAATACATTTTCACTCCCGGCCTATGCAGCGAAGATCGGAAAAAATGAACTCCCCATTACCCATGCAACAACATTTCCT harbors:
- a CDS encoding efflux RND transporter periplasmic adaptor subunit — encoded protein: MKILLISTLTALSLWGDVYATFESQAYREAALGMNASGIVKNLSVQTGDHVKKGSLLLELDSTEEQLSLQMAKADLDALTKECKFLSDQYARYEKSAQVFDKNTLDKLKSELGTKLAQKERTRLSVAYAEQKLSKMRLVAPFSGSISEKNIELGDMVSSMGGSPLFKLISDQTKLLIQYDSKFGSQVKIGDRFCSSIDGKSTGKCSKIIKIYPSINTKNRQMTAEADGSGLRPGTFGDGMIMAK
- a CDS encoding TetR/AcrR family transcriptional regulator produces the protein MKDKKNSPYHHGNLKEELLQTALEMIDKEGLDTITLRELTQRLGTSRTAVYRHFASKEALILGVIEKGYEHLNLLFTPIFEDRTYSVAERFERMGRAYLNFAIEHPNLYRLLFGEMYRKEREEICDYKDETQATGLYALIGLLSEAQEEGIIAQVNPLIQAAMVWASIHGLASLLIDGHLMMSDNMEAIYEYSIGVLLKGLQ
- a CDS encoding TolC family protein, yielding MRHFVLLSFTLLPLIASDLASLLPSAKTNLRVASARLEIKKSGEQLDEAKTAYFPTVTATALYKKKDRTPAFEPNKIQGAEIGAQISVFDGFRREALLDALHASMASATHSLAQEEQNVLMETIAAYYDYLDTQNRLDVNIEKKKELLSEVQRYEILVKNDLATTDILKSLIASKLEADYDEQNLKMLLEKHRKHLELLSATSIHEPLTYRELALPKFTTVERHDLQSDQANIEILRNTEDRYTYLPSITLEAKHKYMEYSGYDTMGGTNLQPLNQNEITASLTMTLFDMGRIAKEREQARIDTLKAKNLLDYKTQSLNNDAEIALMSIQTSQNAYEAAKAEEEARNEAFGFIKQRFEAGLVNSTTYLSELTNLTQSRTKTRNALNTLQVAKASAAYAYGIDLLTLLEEKK
- a CDS encoding efflux RND transporter permease subunit encodes the protein MHKFAILRPITTLMFALALIFFGLVERGGMPSALYPNVDFPIVIVTTTYKGANADIVESKVSDKIEEAVSGISGLDTLSSDSSKGISVVVAQFKLSKDLNEAVNDVRDKVSSIQLPNEVDKPSVDKYSITASPVITLFLAGNDTQKVMKHADEILKPRLQRIEGVGGVTLAGLRKKQILITPDPALLAKYSLTMSDLTGIIRAQNIRLDGGKTVDPAHETQILIDNDSKTVEALSALRIREGLSLGDVAKVSDTLAEERSFASLDGKAGVLLMVKKMTGANDIAIADAVRAQLPALAALEPSMSLTPLQDTTGYIRDTLSGVQFDLILGSILASLVIFLFLRNFTLTLIAAVSLPVSIFGVFAIMGWSGQTFNLLTLTALTLAIGIIIDDAIVVIENIFKRLEAGRDRINAAIEGVSEIIFSIVAISSMLLAVFVPIAKMSGIVGRFFTSFGVTIIAAIVVSFVIAVTLIPMIASQIAKGEHSRFYHKTEHFFVAMENTYRSLILTVLKYKKTTLFGALGIFIVSIVLSGTLGMVFMPKEDKSQFDITLKAPVGTSVEGMKRLSLDAQHRIGKMSEVEYCTLYVGRGNDQKANEAALYVRLKPIKERTRSQGEVMKETRVMLESLKGFTMTSVTEVNDIGGYEINTPYQVILKAQNMDDAEASALKLMKLLKSIEGTTDVQSNIQPKAPQLSITVLTQNATRLGVNVDEIARTVASAYSGDATITFIRERGKEYDVVMRLGDTKRENIDALNSLNVRTSSGITVPISAVVSITQSYAPTTIKRFDRLKKVIVGSDITKALPLDKLVKIVNERQNEWLGKGVAYELDGDAKHMQESNEAFGVAIGAALVMIYLILAALYESPLQPLIIMSALPLSFTGAFIGLWAAGMNMSLFSMMGLMLLLGLVGKNSTLVVDAANRLRDTGMPLDEAIVEAGLSRLRPILMTTTAMCFGMLPLALSVGEGSGVKGPMGVAVICGLLLSTLTSLLVVPALYKVLAPLDAKLRKLYTIKKDPTV
- a CDS encoding coproporphyrinogen III oxidase family protein, yielding MAVIEQIASAVMKRAVKKYLRLVPSTVSLPPASDEIPRLLYIHIPFCLTLCPYCSFHKFRFDEPSAKRYFELLHDEMRMVHALGYRFDSIYFGGGTTTILPHELGNTIDLAKSLFSIREVSCESDPSHLNDLEDADLYGKIDRLSIGIQSFNDRHLQKIGRYKKFGSGDEQYAKVSAVLGDFPIVNIDMIYNYPDQSEEELHRGIDTILRLRPPQVTFYPLMYAPGIRENLSKRWGALSNTKDADFYRIITERMSEVYTQRSSWAWSLSSEGIIDEYVIERSEYVGIGSGAFSFIGDTLYANTFSLPAYAAKIGKNELPITHATTFPPRAIRQYRMMVEMFGLQPSKQHLWIESSLLKICGMVENDHVNERGAHLFSVMMREFYNGMDYVRETMRKDLTKEDGLIR